The nucleotide window GGGTGAATGAAGGAGGGAGCTGCATTGCTGTTCAGTTGTCAGCTCTCTAATTTAAAGCGTAGTTAGTGCACATGGATCCGTTGCTCATGCATTGGAGTCTTTATGACTACCTCGATATTCAGAATATTTGATGTCGATGTAAATATGCAAGACAAgctgatttaaaattattttcaggAACTGACAACCTTGCTCCCTGGCTGCTGTGTTGTCAACGACTTCATCTGCACACAAGTATATGGGGGAGCTACAGTAGCAGTACCTCAGAGCAAACCACACGATTGCAAACATCTCCGTCAGCCCGAGTTTTCACAGTTTTTCGTTTTTTGGTGTGTGCACTCATTTTTTCTGACAGCCCTGACTTGCTTGTCAACGTGACCGCTCTGGGCAAGAACAATGACTCATTGAACCCTACCCTTccatccatacatacatacattcaattTCCatgtttctttccttttttgtgaGTCGAAGAGAGAATCTAATCCAAAGCCCACAGTACTGTGCCTGACTCAGTGCTTTGAAATAAGCTTTTAACTGAGGCTGCTCAGTATTGCATATATGGATATGTGGAGGACGTGCTGATTGGTAATGTGCGGTGACAGAGGGGGAAATGCAGGCGCTGTGTAGTCTCTGCACATCACAAACAGCATTGGTCATCACTGTTAGAAACAGTTGGCAGTCAGATTTAAATTGCCTGTCCCTTTCTGACCGATGACCTGGATTGTGAGATTGAATGATGACTGATGTTTGAATGAGTAATGTTCTTTTATGGGGATCAAGTCAAATGTAATATACTGTCACATAATTCATGTACTGTAATAATTCTTAGAATTCTTAGTGTTTTTTGCTTGTATAACGAAGGCTGTTTTTCCTAAAGCAGTAGTGGATAAATTAGCCTACCTGAAAGCcacacttaagtaaaagtacacatatcttaccagaaaattacTTTCGTAGAGATTGAAGACACCGTTTAGAATAGTACTTGAGAAAAAATCTTAAGGTTGTGATATATGTGATATTTATTCTACTTAAGTATGTAAAGTATTTTAGTAGCCTGAAAGTACAAGTAGGAAATggttaaatgcatatatatataaaaaaacctcTTGTTCCATTCTCTGAAACTTAACACGTTGGTCGCTTGTGCAGATTTTGTCAAATGGAGCTGAAGCTGGGTCCAAACAGTCCTCACATACACACAGGCTTTCCTGGCGTAAAAATGTTCATTGCCCTGCTAAATTCTTTTCCATTTAACAGCCTCAGGTCATGCAGAAAGAGATGACCTGGAAAGAGTTTAAAGAGTCTGCATTTTAcaagatggacagacagagatgagtggcaaaaaaaaaagatattcttttGCCCCTTAGTAATATTTACCTCatgtatacactgtatatttggatttttcagtttattttttagtgTGAGTTTGTAATATCTATATATTGTTAgaaatctatttttcttttactttataaTTTGGATCGATATTTACTCTTCTTAAAACAGTTCATGAGTGCGGTGTTCCACTTCGCAGGACTAATATTTGACTGTTTCTTTGCTTTTGGGAACACTTAATTGATCATTTAACTTAAGTCTGACTTAAATTATTCCATCGTTCAATCAATTTTCATTTCATACTTGAATATTACTCAGTTTGAGTTCAATTTGAATGCCTCTTATTTGCATTTCAGAagccatttaatatttaatataaccatgattacttattattttaccgtgtttattttaatattaattatttattcatcataatTTGTCTTGTAATCCCCAAAAAATACAAGACACACATTCAAAATACTATGCAGttgtaatgtattattaaattgtattattttgttttataaattgcaCAAGTTTGAAACCGAGGtccaaataagtaaaaaataataattataatgcatgacTTTGACATTGGCTCTGTGATCATTTCCACTCTTTGGCAACTTGCTGAAATCCTGcagtctgattggctgtcagtgaaTAACAACCTTCCAGTGGCAGGTGAGAATTCTTCCACTGAACCAGTGCTTGTTAACAGCATTCTTGTGGTGCCTCTTCAGGATTTTCCAGGCCTGCTTTTATCCTTAAAAGTCTGTTTTCAACCACTAATACTTCaggattatttgtttatttatttaattattcatgtgAAAGGTTGTCTCAGTGTAACTTTATAGGTCTGTTCTAGAACTTTTGAAAGTCTTGGCCTCATAAAGCAGCTTACATTGGATGAGAATAATACCCTGGACTTGAGCATGTATGTGACAGTAGTCCCTTAAGCTCCACCCCCTCACAGTTCTAAACCAAAAAactcatttaaaacagaaaaaatacaaTCAAAAGAATAGgtatattgcattgcattgcaatatgcatatttaaaatgcTCTGTTAAATGACACATTATTCTGTAATAATGTGTAAGTAAATAATGGAATAAAAATAtgccgtttttatttttctatataatgaCTGACACCATAGCATGGTAATTTAATGTAATATGCTaactcttaatttttttctttcacagtTTAAAAACTACACTGAAAAAGAAATTAACGAACGATACCGTGGATCTGTCTGGTATCCCTCTTTCTGGCCGTGATCTACACCGTGTGGCATACTACCTTCAGAACAATGGTTCGTCTGTGACTGCGGTGGACATCAGCTTCACAGAGCTCCAAGATGAGTGCTTACGACTTCTCTTACCATTCTTAGGAGTGCTACCCAAACTCGCCACCCTCGCAATCAACGGTAACCGGCTGACTGTAGCTATCCTTAAAGACCTGATCGAGGTGGTTAAGGACCCCAAAAAGTTTCCCAGTCTGGCCTGGGTGGACCTGGGCAACAATGTGGACATCTTTACTGTGCCTCAGCCGCTGCTGGTCGCCCTACGCAGACGCTTTGGAATGAGAAGCAGCCTACCTACCATCTACGAATACAGTGAGGGTCAAAGCAGCAGCTACTGCCTAGAGACTTCTACTGAGGAAATCAGTGTGTttgaggaagaggaggacgaaGAGGATGAGCTGGAAGACCATCTGGTGCTGGAGCCCTGGAgtgtagaagaaaaaaacacattgcgTTACTGTGAAAGGTGATGGACTCTGCTGTTTGGTATTGTTCTTTTGTTATTCTAACACTTCAAAGAAAGGTCAAGTGGATCAACGCTGTAAAAGCATTAAACACCCCTTTGCCACAAAACCTAAATGGAGTGCCATGAGATAAAATGGTTATGTAAAGACAAGTTGGTGCCTATAGGGATTTTAAAAGGGGGAAAGATAGATCAGGACCTGTTCCTCACTCCCCCATCTTCATTCTTTAGTCCAGTTGCTGCAGAAAGTATCAGTCAAtctgttgttttacattttcaacttaAATCTCAGGTCAAACACTAACTGACcacatataaaataacaaaacgaGACCAATTTGTAAGACATAAAACGAGCACCACAAGGCAGTCTTTGCCGCCCACATCCGCAACTTTCAGGCTTCTGATGTGCAACTTTCACATTTGGCTTGTGACAGATACGGCCAAACGCTCCCCTCTGAGAAAGCCTTTGTCCAGGGTAGATTCGCCTCAATTAGACGAGCGCGGAGAGCGAGGGGAGGggagagaagagagaaaagagGCTGCTGGAGTGGatactgatgtctgtgtgtttgcgtgtgtgatCTTTTTCTGCGGAGGCTCATGATGTAAATGTAGCTGTAGCCAGAGCTCATTAAACAGGACACACAGGCAGCCGAGAGACTAACAATGCCACACAACCGAGTCCAACATGATTATTTTTCAGTCAATCGCATCCAGTTTGCAACATTATAAGACACATAAACACCTAGCAGGGTTTCATCAGTGCAAAAACCATGTTTGCATGGTCACAGTGAAATTGATTTCAATGTTTTTATAGgaaaaataagtttgtttttttttttttttttttttacaaatttgatGTAACAgagttcatttattaaatattaatgccaGAGTGTTTGACAGTAAATGTGaccttttgagttattttatgaTGCCCTTTGCTCCACAGGTGGTTTTTCCTGTACAGACATGTGTCTGATTTGCAGTTTACACGACATGCTTTTTTAGTTAGCCGGCTGGTCGTCTCCATCTTTTAGTTTTACTTTGTAGTTGACAGTTAATGTGTTCAGTTCTAGTAGAAATGTCACAAACAGTGTGACTCTTAATTGCTTCAAGCACCTGGATGTTTTAGAATAAACACTAATGAATGATTGTTCTTGTTGTGTGAAATAAACTCATACTATTTGTAAGCAGACTGGACATCATTGTGTTTATGAGACATTTGACAATATGCTTTTGAGATACAGGCTGGAcagggttttttctttttttcgcctGCCTAATGTGTTTTTCTCTAATTTGTTTCCCAGAAATCATGTAAGTAATTACAGGAGTCAGCAGTGCTGTCACTAATACTGGGATGTATAATTAAACATCTTAACTTGATGAATCGGTTGTGGGAGTCTCCTACAAAAAATAGAAAGAAGAAGGTACTGTAAGACTGTTTCCATGTCATATATGACGGGTATTTTTGGTGTATTTAAAAGAATATCAGTGCTCGCTTTATAttcaaaaacatggtattactaCAGTATTTTAGCGAGTGAGTACAGTATATGCTTTCCAGGCTGTAGTGCTGTCCTGTACAAAAGGAGAGGCTGGTTTTGATGAGGATTTCTCATCCTGGTGTGATCAATACTGGGTTTCTGAGCGTCTCTGTTTGCTTAATGAGAACAGTGCTCTGTGTTAGCAGACAGCACTTTCTTAATGAGACTCCATAAGTCATTTCAACAGCTGGCAGCCGCATACAGAGCTCTAATTCACTAATGTAGCATTCtgattatctttttattttagtttatttagaaaaataaatactgcCGTTTAGGATTGTTTTATTCATATAGCTACTTAATCATATATTATAACACTAGAACAATGCTTAATTAGTAACTAAATatgcttgttaaaaaaaaaatgattcttgTTTTGAAGCAAAGTGAGGTAAGATTGTTACCCTTTAATAATTCCATTAATAATGCATCATACGGTTAAACAGATTAACAGCAGTCTGGATTTATAGGGAGgtgatttaaatgaaaatataatgaatTGTTTTTAATCTAATCTGTGGTATAGGTTTGGATTAGGTTATTGGTTTATATAACCCGGAAAAAGTCAATGACCTTTGATGCGTTCAACTCTCTGACTGcacacagtgacaggaaacagcAGCTTCAGCTGTCTGTGTGATTGACGAGAGTTCACTATCCTCTGTAAACGATGTGATTTTTGTGGTTGATGTGCTCCATGTGTTTGCTCTTTTGACTTTCTTTCAATGACCTTGATTGcaaaattcatctttttttttttttttgcttcaggcCCGTCCCTGGGGTGCATTTAAAGTCTCTGAGGGTCTGGGTCAGTGTCTGCTGGTTTTACTTGCACCTTTCAGGGGCTCAATAAAAACAAGCCTTGAGATACAAATCTTAATGATACCAGGGAATTTCAACATGAAACTTTGCGTGCAAGTTAAAGTGTTCCTGGAAGACCAGTAAAGTTCTGGGAAAACTAAACTAGACTGGTGTGCCTCTTTCTTTCTATTTTGAAATTTCCTGTAACATACACTATGTTGTTCTTTTTATTCATACACAACATCTGCACATGAGGTTTGAATTATCACTGTGAACTGCTATATTTAAAAGAAGGCCTTATTTACTAATGATGATTACATGAATGATTACATTAGTTTAAATACATGATAcacttaacattttatttaaacaaaaatgtatatcatttaatgtgtttaaatgtgtttagatgtgttaatatgtttttcaaatacagtttagttttatattaaaggtgctgtagggaacttttgtaaaaaaatatatatatattttttacatatttatttaacctGTCAttttgtcctgacagtagaatatgagacagataatctgtgaaaaaatcaagctcctctggctcctcccagtggtcctattgccatttgcagaaactccatcgctcccggtaaaaaataaccaatcagagctgcggtccgtaactttgtttgtgttcaaaatgtagaaaaatgtatataataagcgagtacaccataaatccattttccaaaccgtgtgtttagcctgtcctgaatcactagggtgcacctataataagtgtttatattcggactattttagattgcttcggggataccgcggcggagtaacccagtacctttgtgattcttcatagacataaacagagagaagtagttccggctacgatgttcttccgcaagacgcaagcagttctgtttattaaccgctagagcgtcaaaagttccctaccgcagctttaataaatattaagtttaaatgtatcattgtattgtaaaaagtgctatataaataaaggtgacttgactatcaTATAGCTATATTTAAGGTACTCAATAATAAGTAAAATATCATTCCCATTGTATTTTGCTTACAAAAAACTTCTTATTAAAAATAGTCTTCACTCCAATCTCTAACAATATCAAAATCCTTTAGCCtgccatttacatttttaaagagttTCAAGAATGTTTTAGGTAACTTTTGACTGATCAGTAATGGCAAGAAGCTTGTTTTCAGCTTGCCATCATTCCATGCAATACTTCAATTTCCATTCACAGTACTCAAAGCACACACATTGACTACTGAAGGGTCTTGTTTTATGGTCAATGTCGCCCCCTACTGGACAACAGTTTGAATTACTTTAACACACAAAGGACCTGGAAACATAAAATATCTACAAAGAATGCATATAAAGATtagaatatgaaaaaataaagtaataaatttgtttagattttttttaactttctctAATTAGTTTGTACTAGTTGATTTAGTTCTTACTGAGGTTGCTTCAGCGCTCATAACGAACTGTTGGGAATTTGTGTCATAATAAGTCTTCAAATGGAATCATATTTCATTAACTTGCCCACTTGTTTCTCAGGTCTGTTTACTTTGGCAAGTGCATCATGCTTAACTTCACAGTGACAGATGGCAAATGTTCTGCCTTCTTTCAAGAAATAATCTTGCTTGTAATCTAACATTACATATGAATGGGAGCTTTGTTTTTCttgttcagacagacagacagacagacagacagacagacagacagacagacagacagatagacagatagatagatagatagatagatagatagatagatagatagatagatagatagatagatagatagatagataagaagGGGGATGGGTGAGAAACTGTACAGTTTATGTGTGTTGTGTGGCTGTGTTTCCCCTGAGGGTTGAGAGCATGAATGTGGATGTGAACCACtgcattttctctcttttaggcTGCGGTTACTTTACCATGTAACACTGAGACTCATTTACATATAAGACCAGATGATTCTCAGCTATTTTCTCATTGGAACTGTACTATGTCAAACGTGAAACTCATTTAGCACTGAACTCATAAAAGGTGACACGTGTGCTTACACATTTCGCGAGAATGTCTAAGAAAGAATTGTTATATTAAACAcgttaaattgcttttaaaattaATCATAGATGCTTCTAGAAGAAATCTGATCCCTTAAATAATTTTCTATCTTTATGGATTGTCGTTCACATATCTGGCCACTAGATGAC belongs to Carassius gibelio isolate Cgi1373 ecotype wild population from Czech Republic chromosome B10, carGib1.2-hapl.c, whole genome shotgun sequence and includes:
- the LOC127966012 gene encoding leucine-rich repeat-containing protein 75B: MGSKLTRQSSLDSQATFFRRGRQHHERDVEKKSGGRGEFLFSSLMLKSDKLPGMMRKSSPSPYVRRVAWVREIQSLLKEQKLEQAIDVLKLLRKDLGLEGTSLNDILYKNAAFLNLVDPISHELLLSLARDMQCPKRESDALKSSEKICRQLIYHLTPHSKWSRQNVPRKKSQACLKTTLKKKLTNDTVDLSGIPLSGRDLHRVAYYLQNNGSSVTAVDISFTELQDECLRLLLPFLGVLPKLATLAINGNRLTVAILKDLIEVVKDPKKFPSLAWVDLGNNVDIFTVPQPLLVALRRRFGMRSSLPTIYEYSEGQSSSYCLETSTEEISVFEEEEDEEDELEDHLVLEPWSVEEKNTLRYCER